Proteins encoded in a region of the Dreissena polymorpha isolate Duluth1 chromosome 6, UMN_Dpol_1.0, whole genome shotgun sequence genome:
- the LOC127835447 gene encoding cholinesterase 2-like: MQLSIMLRLGCDVVWLMFAICVISRTKSEGFGPIKQTTKGKVQGIRVQVGTTEVDIYYGIPYAKPPLGNLRFRHPIPDDHWTGVLDAKERPNACFQPTSDHVFPNFEGSKVWNPNTNISEDCLYLNVYVPQTPNNEHSVYGKDVMVWIFGGGFYSGSAVLDVYEGRYLAAENDVIIVSIQYRVGSLGFLAMYHPEAPGNAGLFDQVLALDWVQQNIYYFGGNPRSVTLFGESAGAVSVGMHMLSPLSRGKFHRVILQSGSPNAAWAILSDKEAKNRSRKLAKSLNCGNFLEVPDIIECLRGVPALTIIEHDWEVITSGVVRFPFVPIVDGSFLTEAPEKSIKSKNFKKCPVLLGHNTNEAFYWLLYYGHGTYFHKHTVPEITQNAFDRLIDDLFFYHPYYPKELNSFGKDAIKFQYRNWVNPNDQAMNAWQLDMAVGDFNFICPTVDFARFTSEAGSNVYYYVFEHRSSVHHWPDWMGVLHGDEINFVFGEPENKTKGYTPEEVIFSRKMMRYWTNFAKTGDPNRRPGHVSMDEWPLFNNVTREHLILRPELINRVDKSRAIGRGSRANECAFWRNYLPELVLKTADMSQMEVEWKMQFNEWSTKYIVEWKTQFDSFLLDNGLKKSERCPSP, translated from the exons ATGCAGCTCTCCATTATGCTCCGTCTCGGTTGCGACGTCGTTTGGCTGATGTTTGCAATTTGCGTCATCTCGAGAACCAAATCAGAGGGTTTCGGTCCCATCAAGCAGACAACGAAAGGGAAAGTGCAGGGGATTCGCGTGCAAGTCGGCACAACAGAGGTGGACATCTATTACGGTATCCCCTATGCAAAACCACCGCTGGGCAATCTCCGCTTCAGGCACCCGATCCCCGATGACCACTGGACGGGTGTGCTCGACGCGAAGGAGCGCCCGAACGCCTGTTTTCAGCCTACGTCAGACCATGTTTTTCCAAATTTTGAAGGATCTAAAGTCTGGAATCCAAACACCAATATCAGTGAGGATTGTTTGTATCTTAACGTCTACGTGCCGCAGACACCGAATAACGAACATTCGGTTTACGGTAAAGACGTCATGGTGTGGATCTTTGGCGGCGGCTTCTACTCTGGCTCAGCAGTGCTGGACGTGTATGAAGGACGCTACCTTGCGGCGGAAAACGACGTCATAATTGTGAGTATACAGTATCGAGTGGGGTCGCTCGGGTTTCTGGCGATGTACCACCCGGAAGCGCCAGGAAACGCCGGTTTGTTTGATCAAGTGCTTGCTTTAGATTGGGTGCAACAGAATATTTATTACTTCGGCGGCAACCCGCGCTCTGTGACGTTGTTTGGCGAGAGCGCGGGCGCTGTTAGTGTTGGAATGCATATGCTTTCTCCTCTAAGTCGGGGGAAGTTCCACAGGGTTATTTTACAGAGTGGGTCGCCCAACGCCGCATGGGCGATTCTCTCGGATAAGGAAGCTAAGAATAGATCAAGGAAACTCGCAAAGAGCCTTAACTGCGGCAATTTCCTTGAAGTACCGGACATTATAGAATGTCTTCGAGGTGTGCCGGCGTTAACTATAATAGAACACGACTGGGAAGTTATCACTTCTGGCGTTGTAAGGTTCCCCTTTGTTCCCATAGTTGACGGGTCCTTCTTAACGGAGGCGCCTGAAAAATCTATCAAATccaaaaatttcaaaaaatgtcCAGTTTTATTGGGTCACAATACAAACGAGGCATTTTACTGGCTCTTATACTACGGCCACGGAACCTACTTTCATAAACACACGGTGCCCGAAATAACGCAAAACGCATTCGATCGCCTAATAGACGATTTGTTTTTCTATCATCCATATTACCCGAAAGAACTTAACTCCTTCGGCAAGGATGCGATTAAGTTCCAGTACCGAAATTGGGTCAATCCAAATGACCAGGCGATGAACGCCTGGCAATTGGACATGGCGGTGGGAGACTTCAACTTCATCTGCCCCACCGTGGACTTTGCACGCTTTACTTCTGAGGCCGGAAGTAACGTATACTATTACGTGTTCGAGCACCGCTCTAGCGTTCACCACTGGCCAGATTGGATGGGCGTGCTGCACGGAGACGAGATCAACTTCGTGTTCGGCGAGCCGGAGAACAAAACTAAGGGCTACACACCCGAGGAGGTTATATTCTCGCGGAAAATGATGCGATATTGGACCAATTTTGCAAAAACTGG GGACCCCAACCGGCGGCCAGGTCATGTCAGTATGGACGAGTGGCCGCTATTCAACAACGTGACACGTGAACACCTTATTCTGCGGCCAGAGCTCATTAACCGCGTGGACAAGTCACGTGCTATCGGCCGCGGGTCACGGGCCAACGAATGCGCATTTTGGCGGAACTATCTCCCGGAACTGGTTTTAAAAACAG CGGACATGTCGCAGATGGAAGTTGAATGGAAAATGCAGTTCAACGAATGGAGTACGAAATACATCGTAGAGTGGAAAACACAGTTCGACAGTTTCTTGTTGGACAATGGTCTGAAAAAGTCCGAAAGATGTCCATCGCCTTGA